A genomic segment from Diospyros lotus cultivar Yz01 chromosome 5, ASM1463336v1, whole genome shotgun sequence encodes:
- the LOC127802600 gene encoding uncharacterized protein LOC127802600 has translation MSNSPAAPCSRSWSISEDSLRRYVFFASENCIQELLSASDSNRVGYGNDGWKIVTLDNGVEISKRRSGSLHTFRSRWLLRSVSPQQFITVANAIDAAKQWDSDLVEARYIKDLEDNLSIIRLRFGENSKPLFRNREFIVYERRECMDDGTLVVAVASLPKEIAAGLHPKQNNAIRGLLLQSGWVVEKLDDDSCMVTYVVQLDPAGWLPKCFVNRLNTKLVMIIENLRKLVQACPTSNGDP, from the exons ATGAGCAATAGCCCAGCTGCACCTTGCTCTAGATCCTG GTCCATCAGCGAGGATTCCCTGAGAAGGTATGTGTTCTTTGCAAGTGAGAACTGCATTCAGGAGCTGTTGTCTGCTTCAGACTCCAACAGGGTTGGATATGGCAACGATGGCTGGAAGATTGTCACTCTTGACAATGGAGTTGAGATCTCCAAGCGCAGGTCTGGCTCTCTTCACACTTTCCGCAGCCGCTGGCTCCTCAGATCAGTCTCTCCCCAACAGTTCATCACTGTGGCCAATGCAATCGATGCTGCAAAG CAATGGGACTCTGATTTGGTGGAAGCAAGGTACATCAAAGATCTTGAAGATAACCTCAGTATCATCCGGCTGAGGTTCGGGGAGAACTCGAAGCCTCTATTCAGGAACAGAGAGTTCATAGTTTATGAGCGACGCGAATGCATGGATGATGGCACTCTG GTGGTAGCAGTTGCTTCACTGCCCAAAGAAATAGCAGCTGGACTCCACCCAAAGCAAAACAATGCCATTAGAGGACTCCTGCTTCAGTCAGGCTGGGTAGTTGAGAAGCTTGATGATGACTCCTGCATGGTCACCTATGTTGTTCAG TTGGATCCTGCAGGGTGGCTGCCAAAGTGCTTTGTCAATCGTCTCAACACTAAACTGGTCATGATCATTGAGAACCTCAGGAAATTAGTGCAAGCTTGTCCAACTAGCAATGGGGACCCATGA
- the LOC127802599 gene encoding phenylacetaldehyde reductase isoform X2 codes for MAEEGTNQKQPVCVTGANGFIGTWLVRTLLDRGYATIHASVFPGSDVSHLLGLPGAAGRVVVHEADLLDAAAVSMAVEPCEGGGVFHVASPCTLEDPEDPQKELVMPAVQGTLNVLAAAKMFGVKRVVVTSSISALVPNPNWPRDKAFDESSWTDLDYCKSRRRWYPVSKTLAEKATWQFKEKHGLDVVAIHPATCLGPLLQPGLNASCAVLQQLLQGSKDTQEYHWLGAVHVKDVAEAQVLLFETPAASGRYLCTNGIYQFGDFAERVSQQFPEFPVYRFEGETQPGLVAVKDAAKRLIDLGLVFTPIEDAVKDTVESLKEKGFLRQEQSQS; via the exons ATGGCGGAAGAGGGAACAAATCAGAAGCAGCCGGTGTGCGTCACCGGCGCCAACGGCTTCATCGGCACGTGGCTTGTCCGGACGCTTCTCGACCGCGGCTACGCCACCATCCACGCCTCCGTCTTCCCCGGCTCCGATGTTTCCCACCTCCTCGGCCTCCCCGGCGCCGCCGGCCGGGTGGTGGTCCACGAGGCCGACCTCCTCGACGCCGCTGCCGTGTCGATGGCCGTAGAGCCGTGCGAGGGAGGCGGCGTTTTCCACGTTGCATCGCCCTGTACCTTAGAGGATCCCGAGGATCCGCAGAAGGAGCTGGTGATGCCGGCCGTGCAGGGCACGCTCAACGTGCTAGCGGCGGCCAAGATGTTTGGCGTCAAGCGCGTGGTGGTGACCTCATCGATCTCCGCCCTGGTTCCGAACCCTAATTGGCCACGCGACAAGGCTTTCGACGAATCGTCATGGACCGACCTCGATTACTGCAAATCTCGCAGG AGATGGTACCCAGTCTCAAAGACACTGGCTGAGAAAGCTACTTGGCAATTTAAAGAGAAGCATGGATTGGATGTGGTGGCAATCCATCCGGCAACTTGTCTTGGCCCTCTCTTGCAACCTGGTTTGAATGCAAGCTGTGCTGTCCTGCAACAGCTTTTGCAGGGATCAAAAGACACACAAGAATACCATTGGTTGGGGGCTGTGCATGTCAAGGATGTGGCGGAGGCACAAGTATTACTTTTTGAGACCCCAGCTGCTTCTGGAAGATATCTTTGCACCAATGGAATCTATCAGTTTGGTGATTTTGCTGAAAGAGTTTCCCAACAGTTTCCCGAGTTTCCAGTTTACAG GTTTGAAGGGGAAACACAACCAGGTCTTGTTGCGGTCAAAGATGCTGCAAAGAGATTGATTGATCTGGGATTAGTTTTTACACCAATTGAAGATGCTGTCAAGGATACAGTGGAAAGCCTCAAAGAAAAGGGCTTCCTGCGGCAAGAACAGTCACAATCTTAG
- the LOC127802599 gene encoding phenylacetaldehyde reductase isoform X1, whose translation MAEEGTNQKQPVCVTGANGFIGTWLVRTLLDRGYATIHASVFPGSDVSHLLGLPGAAGRVVVHEADLLDAAAVSMAVEPCEGGGVFHVASPCTLEDPEDPQKELVMPAVQGTLNVLAAAKMFGVKRVVVTSSISALVPNPNWPRDKAFDESSWTDLDYCKSRRRWYPVSKTLAEKATWQFKEKHGLDVVAIHPATCLGPLLQPGLNASCAVLQQLLQGSKDTQEYHWLGAVHVKDVAEAQVLLFETPAASGRYLCTNGIYQFGDFAERVSQQFPEFPVYSWALENYRRSNCCSFPFLKKAYLEFTDEREQDEVVSNYFLCPKLMGEPEGLKGKHNQVLLRSKMLQRD comes from the exons ATGGCGGAAGAGGGAACAAATCAGAAGCAGCCGGTGTGCGTCACCGGCGCCAACGGCTTCATCGGCACGTGGCTTGTCCGGACGCTTCTCGACCGCGGCTACGCCACCATCCACGCCTCCGTCTTCCCCGGCTCCGATGTTTCCCACCTCCTCGGCCTCCCCGGCGCCGCCGGCCGGGTGGTGGTCCACGAGGCCGACCTCCTCGACGCCGCTGCCGTGTCGATGGCCGTAGAGCCGTGCGAGGGAGGCGGCGTTTTCCACGTTGCATCGCCCTGTACCTTAGAGGATCCCGAGGATCCGCAGAAGGAGCTGGTGATGCCGGCCGTGCAGGGCACGCTCAACGTGCTAGCGGCGGCCAAGATGTTTGGCGTCAAGCGCGTGGTGGTGACCTCATCGATCTCCGCCCTGGTTCCGAACCCTAATTGGCCACGCGACAAGGCTTTCGACGAATCGTCATGGACCGACCTCGATTACTGCAAATCTCGCAGG AGATGGTACCCAGTCTCAAAGACACTGGCTGAGAAAGCTACTTGGCAATTTAAAGAGAAGCATGGATTGGATGTGGTGGCAATCCATCCGGCAACTTGTCTTGGCCCTCTCTTGCAACCTGGTTTGAATGCAAGCTGTGCTGTCCTGCAACAGCTTTTGCAGGGATCAAAAGACACACAAGAATACCATTGGTTGGGGGCTGTGCATGTCAAGGATGTGGCGGAGGCACAAGTATTACTTTTTGAGACCCCAGCTGCTTCTGGAAGATATCTTTGCACCAATGGAATCTATCAGTTTGGTGATTTTGCTGAAAGAGTTTCCCAACAGTTTCCCGAGTTTCCAGTTTACAG TTGGGCTTTGGAAAACTACCGGCGCTCAAATTgttgttcttttcctttcttaaaGAAAGCATATTTGGAATTTACTGATGAACGTGAGCAAGATGAAGTTGTTAGTAATTACTTTCTTTGTCCAAAGTTGATGGGAGAGCCTGAAG GTTTGAAGGGGAAACACAACCAGGTCTTGTTGCGGTCAAAGATGCTGCAAAGAGATTGA
- the LOC127802599 gene encoding cinnamoyl-CoA reductase 1 isoform X3, translated as MAEEGTNQKQPVCVTGANGFIGTWLVRTLLDRGYATIHASVFPGSDVSHLLGLPGAAGRVVVHEADLLDAAAVSMAVEPCEGGGVFHVASPCTLEDPEDPQKELVMPAVQGTLNVLAAAKMFGVKRVVVTSSISALVPNPNWPRDKAFDESSWTDLDYCKSRRRWYPVSKTLAEKATWQFKEKHGLDVVAIHPATCLGPLLQPGLNASCAVLQQLLQGSKDTQEYHWLGAVHVKDVAEAQVLLFETPAASGRYLCTNGIYQFGDFAERVSQQFPEFPVYSFMVQMLPWCPVEASYLCG; from the exons ATGGCGGAAGAGGGAACAAATCAGAAGCAGCCGGTGTGCGTCACCGGCGCCAACGGCTTCATCGGCACGTGGCTTGTCCGGACGCTTCTCGACCGCGGCTACGCCACCATCCACGCCTCCGTCTTCCCCGGCTCCGATGTTTCCCACCTCCTCGGCCTCCCCGGCGCCGCCGGCCGGGTGGTGGTCCACGAGGCCGACCTCCTCGACGCCGCTGCCGTGTCGATGGCCGTAGAGCCGTGCGAGGGAGGCGGCGTTTTCCACGTTGCATCGCCCTGTACCTTAGAGGATCCCGAGGATCCGCAGAAGGAGCTGGTGATGCCGGCCGTGCAGGGCACGCTCAACGTGCTAGCGGCGGCCAAGATGTTTGGCGTCAAGCGCGTGGTGGTGACCTCATCGATCTCCGCCCTGGTTCCGAACCCTAATTGGCCACGCGACAAGGCTTTCGACGAATCGTCATGGACCGACCTCGATTACTGCAAATCTCGCAGG AGATGGTACCCAGTCTCAAAGACACTGGCTGAGAAAGCTACTTGGCAATTTAAAGAGAAGCATGGATTGGATGTGGTGGCAATCCATCCGGCAACTTGTCTTGGCCCTCTCTTGCAACCTGGTTTGAATGCAAGCTGTGCTGTCCTGCAACAGCTTTTGCAGGGATCAAAAGACACACAAGAATACCATTGGTTGGGGGCTGTGCATGTCAAGGATGTGGCGGAGGCACAAGTATTACTTTTTGAGACCCCAGCTGCTTCTGGAAGATATCTTTGCACCAATGGAATCTATCAGTTTGGTGATTTTGCTGAAAGAGTTTCCCAACAGTTTCCCGAGTTTCCAGTTTACAG CTTTATGGTTCAGATGCTCCCATGGTGTCCTGTTGAAGCATCTTATCTGTGTGGTTAA
- the LOC127802628 gene encoding uncharacterized protein LOC127802628, producing MKTISPLTPAFFASACRSSGVLGSCHGHGYCNCSSKILAKKSSKSHSTSSQGSDAAPPRITSNVKQNLQFLRLWKEFQKRKSGTPKPATSYRRKKVEKEDLPEESELYRDPTLTLYYTNQGIDTAVPVLLVDGYNVCGYWLKLKKHFMNGRLDIARQKLIDELVTFSLLREVKVVVVFDAMMSGLPTHKEDFAGVDVVYSSETCADAWIEKEVVALKEDGCPKVWVVTSDNCQQQAAHGAGAFVWSSKALVSEIKASHKEVDRMLQEHRSSSMQGKLLKHNLDSEVVDALKDLRKKLSENEAK from the exons ATGAAAACCATCTCGCCGTTGACACCAGCCTTCTTTGCATCGGCTTGTCGGAGTAGTGGTGTTCTCGGATCTTGTCATGGCCATGGCTATTGCAATTGCTCTTCCAAGATTCTGGCCAAGAAGAGCAGTAAGTCCCATTCGACTTCCTCTCAG GGTTCTGATGCAGCCCCCCCTAGGATTACATCAAATGTAAAGCAAAATTTGCAATTTTTGAGGTTATGGAAG GAGTTCCAAAAGAGAAAGTCTGGCACACCTAAGCCAGCAACTAGTTACCGCAGAAAGAAGGTGGAGAAGGAAGACCTTCCAGAAGAATCAGAGCTCTACCGTGATCCTACTTTGACACTTTACTA CACAAACCAAGGTATAGACACGGCAGTCCCTGTCTTGCTCGTTGATGGTTATAATGTTTGTGGGTATTGGTTGAAGCTGAAGAAACATTTTATGAACGGAAGACTTGATATTGCTCGCCAAAAGCTTATTGATGAATTAGTGACTTTCAGTTTGTTAAGAG AGGTGAAAGTGGTAGTTGTATTTGATGCCATGATGTCTGGACTTCCAACACACAAGGAAGATTTTGCTGG GGTTGATGTAGTTTACTCGAGTGAGACATGTGCTGATGCATGGATCGAGAAAGAG GTTGTGGCTTTGAAGGAGGATGGATGCCCAAAAGTTTGGGTTGTGACATCTGATAATTGTCAGCAGCAAGCAGCACATGGAGCA GGAGCATTTGTTTGGAGTTCTAAGGCCTTAGTTTCTGAG ATTAAAGCTTCACACAAGGAGGTTGACAGGATGCTTCAAGAACACAG ATCATCTTCCATGCAAGGTAAGCTGTTAAAGCACAATCTTGATTCAGAGGTTGTAGATGCTCTCAAGGATCTTAGGAAGAAGCTATCTGAAAACGAGGCAAAGTAG